A single window of Streptomyces aquilus DNA harbors:
- a CDS encoding response regulator: protein MTRVLVIEDEPQIVRALVINLKARKYEVDAAHDGATALQLAAARHPDVVVLDLGLPDMDGVEVIRGLRGWTRVPILVLSARHSSDEKVEALDAGADDYVTKPFGMDELLARLRAAVRRAEPVGPGDDDVTTVETAEFTVDLAAKKVNRGGKDVRLTPTEWHLLEVLVRNGGRLVSQKQLLQEVWGPSYGTETNYLRVYMAQLRRKLEADPSHPKHFITEPGMGYRFEG, encoded by the coding sequence ATGACCCGGGTGCTCGTGATCGAAGACGAGCCGCAGATCGTGCGCGCCCTCGTGATCAACCTCAAGGCCCGCAAGTACGAGGTCGACGCGGCCCACGACGGCGCCACCGCCCTCCAGCTGGCCGCCGCCCGCCACCCCGACGTGGTCGTCCTCGACCTCGGCCTGCCCGACATGGACGGCGTCGAGGTGATCAGGGGACTGCGCGGCTGGACCCGGGTGCCGATCCTCGTGCTGTCCGCCCGGCACTCCTCCGACGAGAAGGTCGAGGCCCTCGACGCGGGCGCCGACGACTACGTCACCAAGCCGTTCGGCATGGACGAGCTGCTGGCCAGGCTGCGGGCCGCCGTCCGCCGGGCCGAGCCGGTCGGCCCGGGCGACGACGACGTGACCACGGTGGAGACCGCGGAGTTCACCGTCGACCTCGCCGCGAAGAAGGTCAACCGGGGCGGCAAGGACGTACGCCTGACCCCCACGGAGTGGCATCTGCTGGAGGTGCTGGTGCGCAACGGCGGCCGACTGGTCAGCCAGAAGCAGCTGCTCCAGGAGGTGTGGGGGCCGTCGTACGGGACGGAGACCAACTATCTGCGCGTGTACATGGCGCAACTGCGGCGCAAGCTGGAGGCGGACCCGTCGCATCCGAAGCACTTCATCACGGAGCCGGGGATGGGTTACCGGTTCGAGGGGTGA